The region TCGTCTGCGCCAACGCCGGGATCTTCCCGTCCGGACGCCTGGCCGACCTGACGCCCGAGGACATCGAGCAGGTCATCGGCGTGAACTTCAAGGGCACGGTGTACATCGTCCAGGCCGCGCTGGAGCCGCTGACCGCCAGCGGACACGGCCGGGTGATCATCACGTCGTCGATCACCGGACCCATCACCGGATTCCCGGGCTGGTCGCACTACGGCGCGAGCAAGGCCGCACAGCTCGGATTCCTGCGCACCGCGGCGATCGAGTTGGCGCCGAAGAAGATCACCGTCAACGCCGTCCTCCCGGGCAACATCGTCACCGAGGGTCTGATCGAAATGGGCCAGGCCTACATGGACCAAATGGCCGCGGCCGTGCCCGCCGGCCGGCTCGGCGCCGTGGCCGACATCGGCAACGCCGCGCTGTTCTTCGCCACCGATGAGGCGGCCTACGTCACCGGTCAGTCGCTGGTCGTCGACGGTGGCCAGATTCTTCCGGAGTCACCGGAGGCGCTTGCCGACCTCTGAGGCCGGCATACCCTACATTTGGTCTTACCAAATCAGTCGGCGCAGGAGGTGCAGTGGCCACCCAGACGGAAGAGCTGCGGCGGCTGATCGTGGCCGACATCAACGCCGGCGAGCCGGGCACCAAGCTGGGCAGTGAGCGGGAACTGGCCGAGCGCTACCGGACCAGCCGGTCGAGTCTGCGCCAGGTGCTGGCAGCCCTCGAGGAGTCCGGCCTGGTCGACCGCGTGATCGGCCGTTCCGGAGGTATCTTCATCAGCCACGGCCAGGTCCAGCGCAGCCTCTCCGACGTCGTCGGGGTGCCGGCGTTTCTCGCCAGCCAGGGTTACGTGGCGGGTACGCGGGTGCTCTCGACCAAGATCGCCGCACCCGACGCGACCACGCAGCAGGCGCTCGGGATCGCCGCCGAGGATTTCGTCATCGAGATCCAGCGGGTCCGGCTCGCCGACGGATCGCCGATCTCGTTGGAGCTGGCGCGTTTTCCCGCCGAGACCTTCCCCGGACTGCTCGAGCAGCAGCTCGGCGGGTCGCTCTACGAGATCCTGGAGAGCCACTACGGGCTGGTCACCTCGCGCGCGGACGAACGCATCGAGGCCGTCAACGCGACGCCGGAGGAAGCCACGCTGCTCGGCATCAAGCCGGGCTCGGCACTGCTGCTCATCACCCGGATCACCTACGACCAGAACGGCACTCCCTGCGAGTATTCGCGCGACCTCTTCCGCGGCGACCGCACCCGGCTCGCGGTCACCGCGCGGGGCCGCGGCGTGGGGGCTCAGCCCTCGGTCGGTGACGCCTCGGTCGCGCTGCAGAGCCAGCAACGGCGGGTCGGCTGACCCCATCTGAGAAGGTGGAGGCGTGACGAGCCCACCCGGCGCAGGCAGGTTCGCGCCGAGCCCGTCGGCCGATCTGCACATCGGCAACCTGCGCACCGCGGTGCTGGCCTGGCTGTTCGCGCGCTCGACCGGCAGGCGCTTCCTGATGCGGGTCGAAGACCTCGACGACCGCACCCACCCCGAGGTCGCCGAGCGCCAGCTCGCCGACCTGGCGGCGCTGGGCCTGACGTGGGACGGGCCGGCCACCCGCCAGAGCGACCACCCGCAGCGCTACGACGACGTCGTCGACGCGCTGGCCGACCGCGGGCTGCTGTACGAATGCTTCTGCACGCGAAGAGATATCGCGCAAGCACCCAGAGCTCCGCACGCTCCCGAGGGTGCCTACCCGGGGACCTGCCGAAACCTGACCGACGCACAGCGGGCGCAGCGGCGCGACGAGACCGGCCGACCCCCGGCGCTGCGGTTGCGCACCGACACCGCGCAGTTCACCGTGCACGACCTGCTGCACGGTGACTACACCGGCGTGGTCGACGACTTCGTGGTGCGCCGCGGCGACGGGGTGCCCGCCTACAACCTCGCGGTGGTGGTCGACGACGCCGCCTCCGGAGTCGACCAGGTGGTCCGCGGCGACGACCTGCTGTCGTCGTCGCCCCGGCAGTCGTATCTGGCGCACCTGCTCGGCCACCGGCAGCCCGTGTACGCCCATGTGCCGCTGGTGCTCAACGCCGACGGGGCGCGGCTGGCCAAGCGCGACGGCGCGGTGACGCTGGCCGAGATCGGCGTGCCGGAGGCGCTCGGCCGGATCGCCGGGTCGCTGGGCTACCGCGCGCACACCGTCGCGGGGATGCTCGCCGAGTTCGACCCCGCGCGCTTGCCCCGTACTCCGTGGGTATATCTGCCCGAGTGAGCAGAATCCTTGGGTCGACGCGGCCGACTTGCTACGGTCCGCCGATGGGCTACCCCCGCCGGCGCCGTGCCGGCCTCGTGACGATCCTGCTGCTGGCGGCCGCGCTGCTGAGCGCATGCGGCCCCTCGGCGGACCGGAGTGAGAACCCGATCAAGTCGGCGGGAGTCCTGCGCGTCGGCACCGAAGGCGTGTACTCACCGTTCTCCTATCACGATGCCGCGACGGGCCGGCTGGTCGGCTACGACGTCGAGGTGGCGCGCGCGGTCGCGGACAAGATCGGCGTCAACGTCGAATTCGTCGAGACACCATGGGATGCGATGTTCGCGGCGCTGGAGGCCAACCGGTTCGACGTGGTCGCCAACGAGGTCACGATCAATCCGCAACGGCGAGCCAAATACGACCTGTCCGAGCCCTATTCGGTGGGTGAAGGCGTCATCGTCACTCGGGCCGCCGACAACTCGATCACATCGCTGGCCGATCTCAAGGGCAAGGTGGCCGCGGAGAACGCGACCAGCAACTGGTCGGACGTCGCACGCAAAGCCGGCGCCCGCGTGGAGACGGTCGAGGGTTTCACCCAGGCCATCACGCTGTTGAACCAGGGGCGCGTCGACGTCGTCGTCAACGACAGCATCGCGGTCTACGCCTACCTCGCGGAGACCAAGGACACGTCGGTCAAGATCGCGGGCTCGGTCGGAGAGAAGAGCGAGCAGGGCTTCGCCGCGCGCAAGAACAGCGGTCTGCTGCCCGAACTCAACAAGGCCCTCGACGAGCTCCGCGCCGACGGCACGCTCGCCCGGATTTCGCAGAAGTACCTGAACGCCAACGCCTCCGGTGCTCCCGAGGCCGCCGGCGCGCCGCCGGTGCGCTCGGCCTGGCAACTCATCCTCGACAACCTCTGGCCGCTGGCCAAGGCCGCCCTGACGATGACCATCCCGCTTACGATCGTCAGCTTCGTGATCGGCCTCGCCATCGCGCTGGTCGTCGCGCTGGCGCGGTTGTCGGCGAATGTCGTGGTGGCCAACGTGGCCCGGTTCTACATCTCGGTCATCCGGGGCACCCCGCTACTCGTTCAGCTGTTCATCGTGTTCTTCGCGCTGCCGGAGTTCGGGGTCAAGATCGACCCGTTCCCGGCGGCGGTCATCGCGTTCAGCCTCAACGTCGGCGGTTATGCCGCCGAGATCATCCGCTCGGCGATCCAGAGCATCCCCAAGGGACAGTGGGAAGCCGCCTCGACGATCGGGCTGAACTACGTCGGAACACTGCGGCGGATCATCCTGCCGCAGGCTGCCCGCGTCGCGGTGCCGCCGCTGTCGAACACGCTGATCTCGTTGGTCAAGGACACGTCGCTGGCATCGACCATCCTGGTCACCGAACTGCTGCGGCAGGCACAGATCATCGCCGCACCGACGTTCGAATTCTTCGCCCTCTACGGCACCGCCGCCGTGTACTACTGGGTGATCTGCCTGGTGCTCTCGTTCGGACAGGCGCGTGTCGAACGCCGACTGGAAAGGTACGTGGCCAAGTGACCGAGCCGACCGAGCCGACCGAGTATCGGGTCACCGCAGCGGGCGTCCGCAAGGCCTTCGGCGACAACCAAGTGCTCAAAGGAGTTTCGTTCACCGTGCCCCGCGGCAGCGCGACGACGATCATCGGGCCGTCCGGATCGGGCAAGACGACATTGCTGCGTGCGCTCAACGCCCTCGATCCCCCCGACGCCGGGGTGATCCGGATCGGCGGTCCGCAGGACGGCGTGGAGGTGGACTTCTCGAAACCGGTGTCCAAGGAATGGCTCAGGCGATACCGGGCGCAGAGCGGCTTCGTGTTCCAGTCGCACAACCTGTTTCCGCACAAGACGGTGCTGCAGAACATCACCGAGGGGCCGATCGTCGCGCAGAAACGGCCTCGCGAGGAAGCCGAGGCCGAAGCCGTCGAACTCCTCGACCAGGTCGGCCTGGCCGACAAACGCGACCAGTACCCGTTCCAGCTCTCGGGCGGCCAGCAGCAACGCGTCGGGATCGCTCGCGCGCTCGCACTGCGGCCGAAGGTGGTGCTCTTCGACGAGCCGACCTCGGCGCTGGATCCGGAACTCGTCGGAGAAGTGCTCGCCGTGATCAGAGACCTGGCCGTCGAGGGCTGGACGCTGGTCATCGTCACCCACGAGATCCAGTTCGCCCGAGCGGTTTCCGATCAGGTGCTGTTCACCGATGGCGGAGTGATCCTCGAGCAGGGACCGCCGGCCGAGGTCATCGGTGATCCGAAGGAGGAGCGCACGCGGCAGTTCCTGCAGCGGATCCTCAACCCGCTGTGAGTCCGGCCGTGAGAGGGTGTCACCCATGGCACACCCACCGGCCGTGGCAGCGGACGTCATCGTCGTCGGTGCGGGAATCTCCGGGCTGATCGCCGCCCGCACGGTGCTGGCGGCCGGGCTGACCCCGGTGATCCTGGAGGCCGACAGCCGCGTCGGTGGACGGATCCTCACCGAGGAGGCGGCTCCGGGTCTGCCCGTCGAACTCGGCGCCCAGTGGATCGGTGACACCCACCACCGGATGTTCGCATTGGCCGAGGAGTTGGGCGTGCAGACCTATCCGCAGTTCGACGAGGGCGAGACCTCCTATGAGCTCGCCGGCTCGGGAGTGTTGCGGGAGAACGAGTTCCGCGCACGCTTCGCCGGCGAGTTGGGCGAGCTGGAGAAGGTGCTGCGCCTGCTCGACGAACTGGCCGCCGAGGTTCCCCCCGAGGCGCCGTGGCGGGCCCCCCGCGCGGCCGACTGGGACGCCATCACCGCCGGGGCGTGGTACGACGGCCAGGCCCTGTCGCCGGTCGCGCGGACGCTGCTGGAGATCTGCACCGTCGGCATCCTCGCCGTACCCACCGTCGAGGTGTCGTTCCTGCACCTGCTGTTCACGATCCAGACCTGCGGGGTCACCTCGGAACTGTTCGCCGAGTCCGAGGGAGGGGCGCAGACGACGCGGTTCGTCGGCGGCACCGGCGAGATTCCCAAGCGGCTCGCCGCACTGGTCACCGATCACCTGGTGCTCGACGCACCGGTGCAGCTCATCGAGCACTCCGATGACAGCGTGACCGTGCACTGCCGGGGCGGTCGCACCGCACGGGGCCGGCGCGTCATCGTCGCGATCTCCCCGGCGCTGGCCGGCCGGATCATGTACGACCCGCCGCTGCCCGGGAAACGGGACCAGCTGACCCAGCGGATGCCGAACGCGTCGGCGATGAAGGCGTTCTTCGTCTACGACGAACCCTTCTGGCGCGCAGCAGGACTCAACGGCCAGCTGATCTCCGACGTCGGCCCGGCCCGGATGTCCAACGACACCTGCCTGCCGGGCGACGACCACGGCGTCATCCTGTGCTTCCTCGAAGGCGAACAGGCCCGCACCTACGGCCGGATGCCCACCGAGGAGCGCCGCGCCGCACTGACTGCCGAACTGGTGCGCCACTACGGGGACAAGGCCGCCCGCCCGGCGGCCTACCTCGACGGCGAGTGGGCCGACCGGCAGTGGACCCGCGGCTGCTACAACGCCAACCTCGGTCCGCTGGTGTGGACGAACTTCGGGGACGCGCTGGCCGAACCCATCGGGACCATCCACTGGGCGTCCACCGACACCGCCGTCCGGTGGAGCGCGTACATGGAGGGCGCGGTCGAGGCGGGTGAGCGCGCCGCGCAGGAAGTCATTGACGCCCTCACCGGGTGAGAGCCCCCGCTCAACCGAGGTGTGGCCGATGTTCGGCGTAGAACCGCGCGGCGCGCCGGATGGCCTGCGATGTCGGGGCGGGCCTCCACCCCAGTTCGCGTGCGGCCTTGCTGTGATCGGCCGGTGAGGTGAGGTCGAGCAGCCGGACCACGTCGAGCAGCGGGGCGATCCTTGTGGGCAGCAACCTCCGTAGCGGCAGGCCGGCGTAGGCGCCGGCATAGAGCATCGTCATGGGTACGGCGACCGCGGGTGGACGCACCCCGGTCTCGTCCGCTGCGGCCCGCAGGATGTCGCGCAGCTGCATGTAGCTCTCGGAGATGATGTACCGCTCTCCGGGCCGGCCGTGCTCGGCCGCCAGCAGCATGGCATGTGCGGCGTCCTCGACGCCCACCACTTCGGCGGCCGCCCCTCGGGCGTAGAAGCGCATCGTTCCCGACGCGGCGCGCGCCACCACGGCGCCGTGCGGGGTCGGTTGCCAATCCCGGGGGCCGTAGGTGTTCGAGACGTTCATCACCACGGCCGGCAAACCGCGACGCTGCTCGGCGTCGAGGACCAATTCCTCAGCGGTCAAGCGGCTTTGGACGTACCGGCCGCAGATGCGGGACCAGTTGAAGGGCGCCTCCTCCGTCACCGGCCGGCCGTCGCTGCTGAGGGCCATCGTGGCTATGGTGGACAGGTACACGAACTTCTGCAGGCCGGCGTCGACCGCGTAGTTCAGCACCCGGCGCAGCCCCTCGACGTTGGTGTCGAAGAGGGGGGCGGGGTCGGGGAGCATCGCCCGGGTGTCGACGACGCAATAGAACACCACCTCGCGGCCCGCCATGGCGCACCGGACCGCCTCGTCGTCGAAGATGTCGCCGTATCGGCGTTCCACGTCGAGGTCGTCGATGCCCCGGGTGGAGCTCGTGCGGCGCAGCATCACCCGGACGTCGTCGCCGCGCGCGACGAGTTGCCGGGTGACGTGTGAGCCGAGGAAACCACTGGCTCCCATGACGAGCGATGTCCGCGGTGACATCGGTTCAGCCGCAGAGAGCTTCGGGTCGGTGCCACCATGGCGCCGCGTCACCGGGTTCGACGCAGCAGATCTCGTTGGCGCCCGTGAAGTACTCGCGCACCCGGGCCACCTCGACCGGCGGGGGACGCTTACCCCGCTTGACAGACAGGAAGGCCCTGTCCCCCATCGGCTTTTCGTGCAGAACGTACGGTGCCATGACGCGTGAGCCGCGACCGACGGTCACCCCTCCGAACGTCCACGCGATGTAGGGAAGCACTTTGAGCCAGTAGATCTGGCTGGCCCGGTGACGTTCCCTGAGGATGTTCGTCCCGGGCATCACGCCGGGGTCGAAGTATGCCGCGCCCATTTCCGCGGGAGCCAGCCGTGCCGCGGCGCAGGACAGGTAGAACAATCCGAGTTTGGTCCTCGCGTACGCGGCCACCCCGTCCTGGCTCGGCGCGCACTGCTCCCGAAGCGGCTTCCACGAGGCGGCTTTGACTCCAGCCGCACGCTGGAACCAGGTCTGCCGGATCGTCGGCGACCCGACGATGAGGATCCGCGCGTCGGCGGCGAGGCGGGGACTCAGCCGGGCCAGAAGCGTGTGCGGCCCGAAAAGGTTGGTGGCGACCGTCAACTCGATGCCGTCCACACTGAGCTCGGTCGCGTCGTTGCGTAGCACTGCGGCGTTGAGCACGATCGTGCTGAGCGGAGCCACCCTCCCCTCGTCGATGAGCTCGCCCACGTGAGCCGCGGCGCCACGCACACTGTCCAGGCTCGACTGCTCACAGTTCACGATCTGATCGAAACCCTCGGTGAACCGGTCGCCGAGCAGTTCGCGGAGGACCGCGCCGCGCTGCGCGTTGCGCACCAGGAGGACAGACTGCCACCCGGGCCGGCCGACCACCCGGCGTGCCACGCCCAGACCCAGACCCGACGTCGCTCCCGTCAGCAGAAGGCTCCGCGTACTCATGTTCGTTCCCCCGATACGACCGGATCACGGTGTGCAGAGCCTTCATTCACACTGACCCTGTCGTGCATGCGTCCCAGGACCCGCGGAGCCCACCAGTTCCACCGGCCGAGTAGCACCATGACCGCCGGTAGCAGCACCGACCGGATGATGACGGCGTCCACCAGGATCGCGACGGCCAGTCCGAAACCGAAGATCCGCAGCATGGACACCTGCGACGCCGTGAGACCGGCGAACGTGATCGCCATGACCAGCGCCGCCGCGGTGACGATCCGGCCCGTCCCGGCCAGGCCGAGCGCCACGGCCCGGCGATTGGCCCCGTCCGACCGGTCCGACGCGAGCCAGAACTCGCGGGTGCGGGCGATGAT is a window of Mycolicibacterium chubuense NBB4 DNA encoding:
- the fabG gene encoding 3-oxoacyl-ACP reductase FabG — its product is MFTSLQGRSAIVTGGSKGIGRGIAETFARAGVNVVLTGRHQADIDATVSDLDGLGGSVTGVAADVTSPEDCRRVVGTAVERNGGLDIVCANAGIFPSGRLADLTPEDIEQVIGVNFKGTVYIVQAALEPLTASGHGRVIITSSITGPITGFPGWSHYGASKAAQLGFLRTAAIELAPKKITVNAVLPGNIVTEGLIEMGQAYMDQMAAAVPAGRLGAVADIGNAALFFATDEAAYVTGQSLVVDGGQILPESPEALADL
- a CDS encoding GntR family transcriptional regulator, producing MATQTEELRRLIVADINAGEPGTKLGSERELAERYRTSRSSLRQVLAALEESGLVDRVIGRSGGIFISHGQVQRSLSDVVGVPAFLASQGYVAGTRVLSTKIAAPDATTQQALGIAAEDFVIEIQRVRLADGSPISLELARFPAETFPGLLEQQLGGSLYEILESHYGLVTSRADERIEAVNATPEEATLLGIKPGSALLLITRITYDQNGTPCEYSRDLFRGDRTRLAVTARGRGVGAQPSVGDASVALQSQQRRVG
- the gluQRS gene encoding tRNA glutamyl-Q(34) synthetase GluQRS; protein product: MTSPPGAGRFAPSPSADLHIGNLRTAVLAWLFARSTGRRFLMRVEDLDDRTHPEVAERQLADLAALGLTWDGPATRQSDHPQRYDDVVDALADRGLLYECFCTRRDIAQAPRAPHAPEGAYPGTCRNLTDAQRAQRRDETGRPPALRLRTDTAQFTVHDLLHGDYTGVVDDFVVRRGDGVPAYNLAVVVDDAASGVDQVVRGDDLLSSSPRQSYLAHLLGHRQPVYAHVPLVLNADGARLAKRDGAVTLAEIGVPEALGRIAGSLGYRAHTVAGMLAEFDPARLPRTPWVYLPE
- a CDS encoding ABC transporter permease subunit (The N-terminal region of this protein, as described by TIGR01726, is a three transmembrane segment that identifies a subfamily of ABC transporter permease subunits, which specificities that include histidine, arginine, glutamine, glutamate, L-cystine (sic), the opines (in Agrobacterium) octopine and nopaline, etc.), with the translated sequence MGYPRRRRAGLVTILLLAAALLSACGPSADRSENPIKSAGVLRVGTEGVYSPFSYHDAATGRLVGYDVEVARAVADKIGVNVEFVETPWDAMFAALEANRFDVVANEVTINPQRRAKYDLSEPYSVGEGVIVTRAADNSITSLADLKGKVAAENATSNWSDVARKAGARVETVEGFTQAITLLNQGRVDVVVNDSIAVYAYLAETKDTSVKIAGSVGEKSEQGFAARKNSGLLPELNKALDELRADGTLARISQKYLNANASGAPEAAGAPPVRSAWQLILDNLWPLAKAALTMTIPLTIVSFVIGLAIALVVALARLSANVVVANVARFYISVIRGTPLLVQLFIVFFALPEFGVKIDPFPAAVIAFSLNVGGYAAEIIRSAIQSIPKGQWEAASTIGLNYVGTLRRIILPQAARVAVPPLSNTLISLVKDTSLASTILVTELLRQAQIIAAPTFEFFALYGTAAVYYWVICLVLSFGQARVERRLERYVAK
- a CDS encoding amino acid ABC transporter ATP-binding protein, with the protein product MTEPTEPTEYRVTAAGVRKAFGDNQVLKGVSFTVPRGSATTIIGPSGSGKTTLLRALNALDPPDAGVIRIGGPQDGVEVDFSKPVSKEWLRRYRAQSGFVFQSHNLFPHKTVLQNITEGPIVAQKRPREEAEAEAVELLDQVGLADKRDQYPFQLSGGQQQRVGIARALALRPKVVLFDEPTSALDPELVGEVLAVIRDLAVEGWTLVIVTHEIQFARAVSDQVLFTDGGVILEQGPPAEVIGDPKEERTRQFLQRILNPL
- a CDS encoding flavin monoamine oxidase family protein, encoding MAHPPAVAADVIVVGAGISGLIAARTVLAAGLTPVILEADSRVGGRILTEEAAPGLPVELGAQWIGDTHHRMFALAEELGVQTYPQFDEGETSYELAGSGVLRENEFRARFAGELGELEKVLRLLDELAAEVPPEAPWRAPRAADWDAITAGAWYDGQALSPVARTLLEICTVGILAVPTVEVSFLHLLFTIQTCGVTSELFAESEGGAQTTRFVGGTGEIPKRLAALVTDHLVLDAPVQLIEHSDDSVTVHCRGGRTARGRRVIVAISPALAGRIMYDPPLPGKRDQLTQRMPNASAMKAFFVYDEPFWRAAGLNGQLISDVGPARMSNDTCLPGDDHGVILCFLEGEQARTYGRMPTEERRAALTAELVRHYGDKAARPAAYLDGEWADRQWTRGCYNANLGPLVWTNFGDALAEPIGTIHWASTDTAVRWSAYMEGAVEAGERAAQEVIDALTG
- a CDS encoding NAD-dependent epimerase/dehydratase family protein, translating into MGASGFLGSHVTRQLVARGDDVRVMLRRTSSTRGIDDLDVERRYGDIFDDEAVRCAMAGREVVFYCVVDTRAMLPDPAPLFDTNVEGLRRVLNYAVDAGLQKFVYLSTIATMALSSDGRPVTEEAPFNWSRICGRYVQSRLTAEELVLDAEQRRGLPAVVMNVSNTYGPRDWQPTPHGAVVARAASGTMRFYARGAAAEVVGVEDAAHAMLLAAEHGRPGERYIISESYMQLRDILRAAADETGVRPPAVAVPMTMLYAGAYAGLPLRRLLPTRIAPLLDVVRLLDLTSPADHSKAARELGWRPAPTSQAIRRAARFYAEHRPHLG
- a CDS encoding SDR family NAD(P)-dependent oxidoreductase codes for the protein MSTRSLLLTGATSGLGLGVARRVVGRPGWQSVLLVRNAQRGAVLRELLGDRFTEGFDQIVNCEQSSLDSVRGAAAHVGELIDEGRVAPLSTIVLNAAVLRNDATELSVDGIELTVATNLFGPHTLLARLSPRLAADARILIVGSPTIRQTWFQRAAGVKAASWKPLREQCAPSQDGVAAYARTKLGLFYLSCAAARLAPAEMGAAYFDPGVMPGTNILRERHRASQIYWLKVLPYIAWTFGGVTVGRGSRVMAPYVLHEKPMGDRAFLSVKRGKRPPPVEVARVREYFTGANEICCVEPGDAAPWWHRPEALCG